The Capsicum annuum cultivar UCD-10X-F1 chromosome 3, UCD10Xv1.1, whole genome shotgun sequence genomic sequence CTCCAATTCTTCATCTTCATCCTCCCAAGCTCCTCATCTTCTCCAAAAAAGATCCTCAAAGTATAAACAATTTTCAGAACTTCATCAAAAGTAGACATTGATTCAGAATTCTCCAACAAATACGGATAATTCGCTCTTTCACCGAGAGTGATAAAGGTAAGCTGAAAGCGAAAGGAGGATTTTGATACTAATaggaaaaatttaagaagtgaTATTGTTGAAGATCTTTGATGGAACAATATAatagaacaaaataataaagcacaacactttgattaaaaaaaacaACTATTGTTTGATTAATTGGAAGGAAGAAGTGGTGGTGGAGAAAATCATGGTTGCTTTTCCATGGCACAGTGCAGAAGCGAGAAAGAGGGACAATAATTTAAGgggtaatttagtaatttattaagttaatgcatgtgttgaaTGCTTTGTATTACTATAAAAAATGGatgatattagtaatacatacctcaatACATAATAAGATGTATAACTAATAAAAACATTAGTTTTGCATTGGATGAAATAGTGAATCAAACaaagtattaataatacacaagattaatacatgcattatttttgctAATACATTCTACCAAACTATCCCTAAGTGCACTCTTTTGCATCTACAAAAAGAATTTAACTTATACACagattatatttaaaaaaaaattaatgtcaaatcACCAAATAGCACCTGCATTTCATATACCATTTTTTACTTGAGAAACTCAGAAGATGCAGTTTTTTCCTTTAAGCTATTCCGTATCTTTTGGGGACATAATCAAGAAAGTAATCCCATGAATCTGCTGCTGCTCCAATTAATTTTTCCAAATTTGCAAAAGACACACAAAAACAGAAATTTCCATTTATTCATTTGTGTATATGATTGGACAGTTTGGTAAACCtaatacacaaaaaataaatatctcataTTAATTGATCACTTAATAAATCAGGATAGAATTAatagtatacattaaatatgaacAATTATTTTCAATATCCAATGAATATCATTAACATAGATAAAGAATAAACTAATAAAATccatcattcaatttatgatttcttaataaAATAGAATATGCCCAACTAAAATGGGGTACTTTAGTATGTGGAAAAAGGACCACATAGGAATCGCGAAAAAGTTGATTCCTTATGGACACAACTTATACTATTAACATTAAAAATGATACTCTcttcatttcatattagttggtcattttattataaataattattcattggTCACATTACTAAATCAAGAGagcattaattaaatttttttttatattatccttgcaattaattattttttaaagtgttCAAGCTTATTTGTAAATCTTTCAAAAAGCTTTTTAAGGGATGAATTAGTAAAACAATcttcttatttataatttcttaacatACGtgtaaaaaacaaaaatgacCAACTAATATGAGATGACGGAAGTGTATGGATTATGGATAGTGGGATGTGATACTTCATATCTTAATCTCGTTTTTTATTGATACTAAGACAGGTATACATATATGATTGGCTGCATTTAAATACTGGTTTACCTACTTGATGGGACATCATCGGACTAgaaaattttccctataaatacaCGTGAAAACCATCCCTATAATATATATATCCAGTGcttacaaagaaagaaagaaactagTAGAAGTTTTTAAGGCAATGAAGAAGAGTGGAGTACTTGTGCTAATGATGGTGATTATGGCCTTAACTATTTGGGGTCCAATTAAGGTGGAGAGTGCAATTGGGATTGAGATAAATCCATGCACACTCCCAGAATGTATGGATGCTTGCAAGAAAGCCTTGAAGAACAAGTACCAAAGTGCGACATGCGCGATGGGGCCTAAAGGAAAATACTGCATCTGCTTGGGATGATGCTTTGAGATGGCAACGGTGTAAAAAATACTATCGTGTAAAATGAAACGGAGAAAGTAATATTTAGAATAAGGTTCTTCCGGTTCACTTCTCTTCATATTGCATGAGGAGGAGGGAACGAAGGAAGGGATAATGTTGTTCGGTTTTATTTAAGTGTATTACTAATATTAAGCTAGTCACAGTTCAGTAAATCGATATATTTCTGGGTATTAGCCCATGGACCTCCCTTCACCAGTGCAATCAAACGActatattttcaattaaaaaagaaaaaaaagttgctCAGCTTTGTTCTGAATGTTAGCAACAAGTGCCttcttctcattttatttttgctGATCTTGGCCGGGTGTGTTTGgtccaaaagaaaaagaaaatattctcTATGGAAAGTGTtttacaagaatattcatataaaTCTAATCTGGTATTTGAGAAATAAGTAAAGAATATTGTTCCAAAAGCATTAAAGAatatgataatgggtataaattaaagaaaagttcAAAAGTAGTACTATATTGAAAATGCATGAGTTACTCCCAAGATTAAGCTCATATATATCCCTTGTAAGTAGTTAAAGATGTTCTTCTGAAGCTTTTCACGAGTCACGACCAATTATTCGAGTTAGCTCAcataataataagaagtagatCCATGCTCTAGTACAAAAGGTGGATACAAGTTCTTAAGCTGAAGATCAGCACAAGCTAGCTAGTACTGGGTACATAACTCTAGCGCATCTTTAATTTGCCTGTTCTGTTTTTATATCATCGTATTCGGTTCTACTCCCCTTCTGGTAGTGTCCCGGCAAAGCCACCAAGCATACCTTTGGCTGGCAGCAACAAAATTCTGCTTTTGGTAAACAGTAAATGCCCTGGTAAATCAGACCAAGAACCAGAAAGGTGAAACAAGAATTCTAGGTGAAATTtgaatgatgtgtatatatatatatccttgagCTATCGATCCTCCGAGTAATCCAAATCAATCATGGTTCTCATAGAGTCAACTGAACAGCAAAAGCATCTGAAGTATAAACTATAAACCAGGCAGGCAGGCTCATTTCGAAATGCTCCAGAACTGCACGAATCGCCTACCAACTGCTCCAAACTATCGTATGCATTAATGAACAagattaaaagtaaaataaatgtaAAGAACAGTGCACACACAATAATTTACGTGGAAATCTCTTGCTCAAGGGAGTAAAACCACGACCTACCACGTAGGATTTCCACCATTTACTATGTCCAAGCAACCTCGAATACAGACTCCATGGTTCTAGGATTAACCTCTTAATTAATCTTCTtctacttgtaataactctattacacaAGGAACACCAATGCAATAACTCTATTGAACTAACTGACACAACTAACTCTAGATGGCACAATCAACAATGAGAATACACCGACTATTAATGAACAAGAGCAATAGGCTAAACATTTACAAACCACAAAACAAAGACTCAAAACACAACAAGAGCTTGAGACACAAATGACGACTGAGCAGGTCCCTGTTGCAAGTGAGGCATTGGATGATGAATTGCTTCAAGAGAGATTTGATGTTGTTTGCATATGGAAGCTTGGGTTTTCTTATTGTAATAacatgttgtatatatatatgagacaAGAAAATCTAGGACACGTCTGTTTCGCTGGAAAGAAAATGTGCTACAGCTTTGCCACCAACTTTCTTCCAAACGAAACTTTTTCCAGCTGTATTGTTGACTGATTCCAGTAGGCGTAAACGCGATAAATCTGGTCCCTAAGCAATGCAAATTTGTCTCTTCGTGAATGTTAGTTTGATAGCACATCTAACACTTCCACCTTTCATGCACCCCTTCTCCTACCCCACTATCACAGTCCACCCAACTTCAAGCAAATTTTTAATTACATCACCAAACAAATAATTAACTAAATGAAACACAACTTCTTTTGTTTGTGTGCAGACAAAATGAGGTCACCGAAATAATAGACATTAATTAATCAACTTCTGCAGCCCACAACGAACTACAAAAGAACACCTGCATCGTACCACTTGTCAAAAGATacgtttttactttatgtttcttCGAATCTCTTGGGGCCATTTCTCGTCCCTAAACCCAAAAAGGTACTACTTCCCTTTACCCCACATTATTGTTCCTCCAATCATGAATCAGAGTGGTGCGCCAATCCAATTGATTCCCAAATCTGTAAAAGAGCAGACAAATtaacaatttttccttttttaatcaCTTAGATATAATTGGATCGGAGTGCTAAGTACATAAAAGCATTTTCATGCACAAGGAATGTCCAAATGCTGGCTCCTTATTGGACAGAGCTTATAATAACATAGGATGCTGCAAATAAGGCTAGTGCGATGCTTACTTCATGTAAACCCACACTCCTTACTTGTTAAAGGATCAGGTTAAGTAAAATAATTGACATGATATTTTATGTGGAAATCACTCGACTCATCCTTGTAGATTTGCCTCAaacttcactaaatcaagaagcCTCAACCGAAATCAGATTACAACTCTTGCAACCTATTAACTAGctctaattcctatttttaaCAATCTCCCGACTGTTGAACGGACCTCACTTCGAGTTGCTCCCAACTTGAAATTTACACACTCAATAATGTTTCTCAAACACGATTCCATGAAAGTAGTAAATTACAACTCAATTGAACAATACTTACTAGACGCAAGAATCGAACCAACACGTGCTCCTTTTACTTTTATGAAAAAAAGTGTAACTTATATACAGTGATGATATAAAAAGAATTACTGTCAAATCAGCAAATAACACCTGCATTTCACATCCGATTTTTATACTTAAGAAACTAGGAAGATACAGTTTTTCTTTTAAGCTATTCCGTATCTTTAGGGGACATAATCAAGATAGTAATCCCATGAATCTTATAGGTTAGTGCTGGTGCTCTAATTAATTTCCCAAATTTGCAAAAGAGACACACAAACAGAAATTTCCATTTATTCACTTGTGTATATGATTGGACAGTTTGGTAAACCCCATACACTAAAACACAATTTTAATACTGTCCAAGGGGCAAGGATCATATTAAACCAAATCTAGTACTACGTTATATGTGGAAAAGGACTACGCATGCAAGAATCGCCAAAACGTTGATTCCTTATTGGACACAACTTATATTAACACTAAAAAAGATACTCCTATGGCTAGTGGGATGTGATACTTCAtatcttaatattttttgtttaatccTAAGACAGGTATTCAATATTATAGGCTGCATTTAAATATTTGGTACCTACTTCATGGGACATCATCGGACTAcaaaattttccctataaatacaCGTGAAAAATCATCCCTATATATGCAGTACTTATAAAGAAAGAAAGGGGAAAAAAAGTTTGAAATTAATGGAAGTTAAGTCAATGAAGAAGAGTGGAATACTTGTGCTAATGATGGTGATCGTGACCTTAATTATTTGGGCTCCAATTAAGGTGGAGAGTGCAATTGGGATTGACATAAATCCATGCACACTCCCAGAATGTGTAAGTGCATGCAAGAAAACATTGAAGGCCAAATACCAAAGTGCAACATGTGCAACGGGGCCTAAAGGAAAATACTGCATCTGCTTGGGATGATCATACTTTAAGCTGGAACCAGCAAGTGCGTACCCTGTTTTATTTTATATGGCGGTGTATACTGtcgcataaaataaaatagagaaagtaATATTTAGAATAAGGTTCCTTCCGACTCACTagtaatatttaaaataaggtaCCTTCCCATTCACTTCTCTTCATATTGCATGAGGAAGAGGGACCGAAGGAAGGCATTACGTTGTTGGGTTTTATTTAAGTGCACTTAATATTAAGCTAGTCATAATTTGGTAAATCTATCAAGTATTAAGTAGTAATATTATTGAGTGTTAGCCCAAGGACCTCTCTTAATCAGTGTAATCAAACTTCTACTTTCAATAAAAAGGTTGCTCAgctttgttttgaatgttaacAAGAAGTGCTTTCTTCTAATTTGCTTTTGTTAATCTTAGTGTGTTTGGCCCGAAGAAAAATATTCACCACAGAGTGTTTTTGAAGGTCAGCGCAATCTTCCCGAACGCTGGTAGATAACAATAGCATCTTTGCCTGTTCTGTTTTTTAACCATCATTTTCCGTTTAGAAGATGATAGTACAGGTAGGAAAAGATAACTAATAATTGAGGTGTGAAACTCGCAAAATAGTAATAGTTCGGGAGTGTTTTTGACCATCAGTTAAGaatgaaatttagaaaaaataacgcAGCTCAACTTAACAGCAAAAGCATCTGAAGATAAACCAGGCACAAGCATCATCAGGGGAATGACTGAAGAAGCAACTAACGGTGAGCTTTCTCTACAACATCACggtatatgaaattcatgaaacgTCAAAGCTATACGCTGCTGCTTTGAGATTTGACCGGAGCATGATCCTTCCATCTAGATACCCCGGCACTAAACATCTTCTGCAAGACGTCCATTCTCTCTGCAACTAAAGACTCTTCTAGATCCTTCATTTGGCCATGCTGCTTCTCCATCATCAGATTCAGAGCTTCGACATGTTTCATTTTGCGTTGCAACTTCTTCATCTTGGAAAAGTAGAAATGAACATAAGACGAGCCAACAACCAAGGATAACTTGGAAAACTATAAAATGAGAAGATGTAGAGAAGCAGAGGATAATATAGCAGAAGTGTTTTGACTTCCCCAAATATGATGGAAGCTCTTGGAATTATTTCCTAACCCATCTCATTTTTTTCCTTGTAGAAAAAGCTTGTTCCGATTCACCTTTAGCATAAGCGAAACCACAAACTCACCTGAGCTTCAACCAATGTAGAAACTAAATATTCTACTTCTCTCTCTTCCTGATCCGCCAACAATTGGGCATGAGCAGCAGCAGCACCTACAGCAGTTGCAGTTGCAGCCCTCATACGTAAAGTTAGTGGTATAGTATTCCTCTGAGAGACATCCACCTCTGTCTCTGCAAGACAATGGAACCCCAAAGTTAATAAAAAGAAATCATAACCACGTTTACATGTTAATACATGACTGCAGGTGGTCAACATGAACAAACTTTTAGCAGTTGCTGCAGTCTGACACTCGGATTGAAAGTTAAAAGAGACAAAATGATGCCTATCATGGAAAATACCTGATCTGCCAGGCTTTTCCACCCCTTCAGCACTTTCGACTTGACTCGCCCTGAAAATAAGACATTCATTTTCATGCTAAAACGGAGTAAATTTATAACTGTGTAACGATAATTAAGCCAAAATGTAATGAAAGCAagatacaaacataaaaaatGCTGAACATACATAACAGAAATTACACGGGATGAACTGCACAACCACTGAAAAAATTTGCACAAGAAGTCTATAGTTACATACTCACTCTGTCCCATATTATTTGTCACCACTTTTTTAAACAATTGATGAAAAGAGGTCCTGAGGTACTTTTCAAAATTACCCtctgtaaattattattaaggAAGCCCAATATATTCACTTGTTCTAAATAGCTTATAAAGGGAATGGTACTTTTGGAATAAAACTAAACCATTTCTGGAAAGGAGACAGATAGACCGACATCTGAAACGGACGAAGTATTATATATCTATCCCAACCAAAaaggacggagggagtactagtTACCTCTCTGTCTCACTGATATCAGCAATCGATCCCAATCCATCGTCGTCTTCATCAAAAATCACAGTGGAACACTGGTTCTCATAGCAAAGGGCTGTAACAGCAGCCTCAGCTGCAGATGCTGTGATATGTGAACCAACAGCACCAGAGATGCGAGCTACCTGAAGAGTACAGATCACTTATTGTTTACAAAACCAATTAGTGGTGGAAGCGGAATTAAGCAAGATCACCTCAAGACCAATTCCCATCAAGTTTCGGTAATTTACTTTCCAACCACAAGTCAAAAAACATTTTCACATCTTGAAATGTTCAAAACAGTCAAAAAAATCCATATATATCATGTTTTCATTCGCGGACTCCCTATTCTTCTGTGTTAAACATTTCTTTTTGATAAGGTCCTGTGTTAAACATTTCATTAATGGGCTAAACATTTCGTTAATGGGCTATTTGCTCCATTTGCTTTTCTACAAAAATTGAACATCATTTGATCAACTAGAAAGACAACAATGCTGAGTAGTAGGTACATGAGAAGTCACATTCTTTCATTCTGTATTCACCTTTGACTTGCATCTTCTTAATGCCTTTAATGATAAACTTATTacctcataaaaaaaaataaaaaaaaatagtccacTGTAATAGAAGAATGTGAACCTGTTTCATCAGGAAACTACTGGCTTCCGAAATTGGAGCCCCGCGTATTTTCTTGAGAGGAGGGGTTTCGTCTTCAGCATCTCCATTCTGTTGATGCTCCTGGTTCTGCTCGTGAGATTGATTTCCAGGAGTTTCTCCAGACTCACTTATTGCTGGTTGAGCTTGATCCACGCCACTTACCTCACCATTCTTGTCCAAAAAATTAAGCTTTCTATGAATAGAACCAAGCATAAGATCCCCAAATGGCAACTGTATAAGCTTTGAGATACAATCCAGTTTACTCTTTGTTTTGACATTTTGAGTAACAAGATCCCAGTCATCACCATGCTTCAGTACAGATTCTAATAGGAGTAAAGTTTCTGCTTCAGTCCAGTTGGCTTTAGGGTTCGCCCCATCCATTAACTTGAATTCATCTGTCGATTTGTTCTTGTCATAATTACCACTTTTAAAACATTTCTCGCATAAATTAATGCTCACATCCTGACAAAAACCAAGAGCAATCAAGACAGCTGCTATTCTGAATATACcaattttcaagttatttttcGTTTGTTTGGCATCATTCATAActtaattttaggaaaaaggCAGAAATATCCCCCAAAACTGGACACACCTTTTCTTTACGAGGCCTCCCCCCGAACTATTTCAAATTGTAATAAATATATCCTTCAATGCTGAGTGGTGACTCAGAGAATGTGCTCAATCTCTAGGAGGCATGTGAGaggagaaaaataagttaaaatccCATTAAATGGAAACATGTCCAAGTAGTACACAAAATTAATTAACACTAAAACTTAAGCTACTGTCTTTTGAactattttcctttctttctttgtgaaagaaagttaaattttatttttatttttcatttttcattttttttagaaaaacacagcctttctacttctttagaggtagaggtatggactgcgtacatcttaccctccccagacctcactatgtgggaatacactgggtttgttgttgtatttttttgaaaaacaattaaTTTTCTCACATGCTCACTGGATACAGAAGTCATCGGCAAATTTTTTCCGGTGTTTTTCAATCCTCTACTCATCTTCCTCTTTCTCACACACAAACAAATCACACTTCCAAGAAAATGTTACACGTGGAAAGTAAAAGAAACCCAGATATGTGGAGAAATCACAAAACTCCATTATTGGTAAACCTTCTCCCACACGGAAAAAATGGAATCCATCTCCCACGAGGAAATCACATTTGAAATAGCAAACTAAAACCTTTCCAACTAGTTTGATAAGTTtgagttatttttctttctctagaATTGGGATATGCAGTAGAAGGTTTGATATTCATTTAGCTTGGGTTCCTAATGACAGATCTTTGAAATGAATTTGGCTGAGGATTTAGTTAATTTGGAAGTGAAATAAAGGGTGAAAAAGGAGATGAGAATGAAAATATAAAgtagaaaattgattttggtgAAGTTTTAACTCCCTTAGAAAGCTTGAGGGCCTTCCATGGAGATTTTGTAGCTACTAGTCAAAGCCAAAAGGTGAGCagaaagaatgaagaagaaaagagaaaaaaaagggaagaaatcaAATTGATAAAATGATTTGTCAAGCGCGTGTAATGCACAACTTAATATATATGTGACTATCACGTTTTAAGGATGTGTtcattccactttaaaatagttcatggATAATAGGACCACCGTAAAGATGAAGAATGTCCCTAGAACTTTGGTGATAGCCTGGGGGTACTTATGCCTTTTCCCTTAAAAGTACATGACATATGCTAGAGATCAGCCTGTAAAATCATCCATTCACCAACATACACATCTTATTTATTAAAAGATCTCAGACGGAAAATATTGTAAGAAATTGACAAGTGAGTGCAAAACAAAGAAATGTGGTCTATGATTTGAAGAGGTAGCACCTTGTAAGGTTTTCTAAACATATAGCAAACATTGATAAAGATGTTTCGTCAAAGGGTATTTTGTGTCTTGAGGTTAAAGCTTAATATATctcctaacaatttttttggtcttttattatatatacaattttaaCAACCACCAAGAGTAactatagaaaaaagaaaaaccaaagtcAAACTACAAATTGCAGCTCATCTAAGTTCTACAGAATAGCATTTTGAGTACTCATCCACACAAATTGCCTCTCAACAAAGATTTCTGCAACGGCTCACTTAGTAAGCAAGAAGAAATAACATAAACAACCAGTTACCATGTCCACAGGATACACAttgcttttacaaaataaaactgaTCAGACATATCATGCATTAATTCCTGATCATATATTCCTCGTTTCAATTTCGAGTTCAAAAGGATATTTCTTGAACACCAAACCGTACTTCCATCACTCTTAACAAGGTAGCCAATGCACTAAGATCCCGCTATGCAAGGGGTCCATGGAAGGGCCGGAtaacaagggtctattgtacgcagtATTACGTTGTATTTATGCAAGAGGTTATTTCCATTGCTCaaacctgtgacctcctggtcacatggcagcaactttacccaTGTATTCCATCACTTATAGCAATTAAACTATAGTACTAACGAATAACTAATAATCAAGTCAATCAAAAAACAGCAAAGAATTTAGGCAAATTGCACAATGTACCTTGTTGTACTCATAATAACCCGAAGCACACTGCTCTTTACAGCTCTCACACACCACACTTTCCTTCTTCTCCACCCCAACCAACTCCCCATAAACATCAGAATACGATGCCAAAGGCGACACCTTTACTACACCACCCACCCTACCACCTCCACCTCCATCCCCAATAACCACCTCCTTCACAGGTATCAGTGGTTTCAAAGAATGCGGAGCTGCCACAACCCTAACCCCATGTGGGGCCCCTTCTTCAACCCTAATCCTCCACTTCTCATCCTCCTTATCCTCTTCCTCCGCAACACCACCAACCGCCGCCGCAGCCGCAGCCGCGTTACTCGGGTCAAAATTAATCAAACCCCACTTCTCCAAAAACGTAAACACCTTATGTAACACAGTCACATCACCCACTAACGCCTTTCGGATCTCCGTAAACGATAGCATTCGGGTCGGATCTTCACGGTAGGATGTAATAATAAAATCCCTATACTCTTTGTATATTCTGGGTGTCCTTGTAATCGAACTTCCATCGAAAAATTCTCGCAATGATAGCCTTTCCACTTCGTGTATGCTTTGCCAAGAAAACCAACCTTGAAAAAAATTGCAGAAATTAGAGCTGTTTTCACATAAATAGTGTCTCAAAGTGCACCAAAATTAGCCGAACACCAagtttatcaaaaaattataaaaattagagctatttttaaagaaataatgaTAGTCGAGATGCGTAAAAAATGAGCCGtagttataaaaaaatagtttaCTTACTGGTGTAACTAGGGATTGTGTAAAGGTCGTGGTCCGGTTCGTCTTGCGAGCGAGATGTGTCCATTACAAATTCACCTGCACAAACAAGGAATTGATTTACTATGTAATGGGGGGAAGTGCACAAATAGCCCTTGTGAAATGAATACTAATTGGTTTGTTTGAATAGTTATGCATTCACATTGTATAGTATAGGAATattttaatgaatataataacaCGAGAcgtgaatattttgaaaaataaattaatactaACAAAAGTAAGGTACAAGATAGATTAACTTAAAAAAGTAggataaaaggataaaatagaaatattaaataatacaaataaaagaaaaaagagtaagaTCACATCAAATTAGTACTTATATAAAGGGGATTTTTGTTCATCACCTGatgttaattatataatataataaaacttaaataataattaaagatatttaaactaataatataatacaatagcTAATAGACTATCGTAATTCAAACAAGTtgttaaaaatatgtaaaatatattaaaatatttttgattttgtgGATATGTCAgtaaaaacttaaaattaaatagttatacaagaaattaaaaaaacatttttatttaaacgaacaaaatagtaaataaaaagaaCAAATTGAAAGGGAGGAGTAAGATATAGCCAAATCtataatcttttaaaatatttaccaAAGCTCATCAGCCTTTCAATGGATTTAAGAAActgaatacatatatttttattttaaaataagagTTTCCGGTAGGATTTCTAATTTATACTTCTAGATTCCTCGTTCCAATTGGTCATAAGAGATTGTTTTATATCTTCAGCTTAACatattttgtttcaaaaagaaaatgataggACTTGaaaagtacatgcataaataaattaCATTTTCAGTATTAATTTGAATATGATGATTGTAATTGTTTAGTAAACTTTAACGTATTCAAATGTTGGATTTTTCTACGAAATTGGACGTGTTCTCACATTAACCCTTCACTTTGTGATTTAATGTGTTGAATTAAATGAGTTTTTCGGTATCTCAACAAGTGAAAAATAATGGAGCATTAAGTTATTTGCGATTGGTAAGAATAAAATGTCAAGTAATTGATAGAAATCTAAGAAGCATGCCGTATAATTCGATCCGAAATGAGACAAATAGCCTATgatttgagtgttttttttttccgTTTATGTATGATTGTTAAATTTAGTCTCAACTTATGAATGTCATTTCATCATGAACCCAATCCAAGTTATTACTCAACATGAAcacttgctttaaaataaaatttatatatgtataaaccaTGTTtagttttatgaattttgaatctTTTCGAGTTAGATATAA encodes the following:
- the LOC107862891 gene encoding SWI/SNF complex subunit SWI3A isoform X2 codes for the protein MDTSRSQDEPDHDLYTIPSYTSWFSWQSIHEVERLSLREFFDGSSITRTPRIYKEYRDFIITSYREDPTRMLSFTEIRKALVGDVTVLHKVFTFLEKWGLINFDPSNAAAAAAAVGGVAEEEDKEDEKWRIRVEEGAPHGVRVVAAPHSLKPLIPVKEVVIGDGGGGGRVGGVVKVSPLASYSDVYGELVGVEKKESVVCESCKEQCASGYYEYNKDVSINLCEKCFKSGNYDKNKSTDEFKLMDGANPKANWTEAETLLLLESVLKHGDDWDLVTQNVKTKSKLDCISKLIQLPFGDLMLGSIHRKLNFLDKNGEVSGVDQAQPAISESGETPGNQSHEQNQEHQQNGDAEDETPPLKKIRGAPISEASSFLMKQVARISGAVGSHITASAAEAAVTALCYENQCSTVIFDEDDDGLGSIADISETERASQVESAEGVEKPGRSETEVDVSQRNTIPLTLRMRAATATAVGAAAAHAQLLADQEEREVEYLVSTLVEAQKLQRKMKHVEALNLMMEKQHGQMKDLEESLVAERMDVLQKMFSAGVSRWKDHAPVKSQSSSV
- the LOC107862891 gene encoding SWI/SNF complex subunit SWI3A isoform X1: MDTSRSQDEPDHDLYTIPSYTSWFSWQSIHEVERLSLREFFDGSSITRTPRIYKEYRDFIITSYREDPTRMLSFTEIRKALVGDVTVLHKVFTFLEKWGLINFDPSNAAAAAAAVGGVAEEEDKEDEKWRIRVEEGAPHGVRVVAAPHSLKPLIPVKEVVIGDGGGGGRVGGVVKVSPLASYSDVYGELVGVEKKESVVCESCKEQCASGYYEYNKDVSINLCEKCFKSGNYDKNKSTDEFKLMDGANPKANWTEAETLLLLESVLKHGDDWDLVTQNVKTKSKLDCISKLIQLPFGDLMLGSIHRKLNFLDKNGEVSGVDQAQPAISESGETPGNQSHEQNQEHQQNGDAEDETPPLKKIRGAPISEASSFLMKQVARISGAVGSHITASAAEAAVTALCYENQCSTVIFDEDDDGLGSIADISETERASQVESAEGVEKPGRSETEVDVSQRNTIPLTLRMRAATATAVGAAAAHAQLLADQEEREVEYLVSTLVEAQMKKLQRKMKHVEALNLMMEKQHGQMKDLEESLVAERMDVLQKMFSAGVSRWKDHAPVKSQSSSV